In Candidatus Nomurabacteria bacterium, one DNA window encodes the following:
- a CDS encoding NUDIX domain-containing protein: protein MNSVKVSVACLVYDKNDRILLVKERQVIGVVYNQPAGHLQPGETLIGGAVREVKERTGLTVEIDSLLGVYEHYFEETGSHVIRFCFLAKAPKDVDVTVDFHKTEIVSAEFHDKSELKSMRDKYRNPLVAICIDDFYKGIRFKLDMIKFV from the coding sequence ATGAATAGTGTAAAAGTTTCAGTAGCATGTCTTGTATACGATAAAAACGATAGGATCCTCTTAGTAAAAGAGAGGCAAGTTATCGGTGTGGTATACAATCAGCCTGCTGGACATCTACAACCTGGAGAGACCTTGATCGGTGGAGCTGTAAGAGAGGTCAAGGAAAGGACCGGTCTGACTGTCGAGATAGATTCTCTGTTAGGTGTTTATGAGCATTATTTTGAAGAAACGGGCAGTCATGTCATTAGGTTTTGTTTTCTTGCAAAAGCACCAAAAGATGTTGATGTGACAGTAGATTTTCATAAAACAGAGATAGTAAGTGCTGAGTTTCATGATAAGTCCGAATTGAAGTCTATGCGTGATAAATACCGTAACCCACTTGTTGCTATCTGTATAGACGATTTTTATAAAGGGATTCGGTTCAAGTTGGATATGATCAAGTTTGTCTGA